One Thermus sp. CCB_US3_UF1 DNA window includes the following coding sequences:
- a CDS encoding CdaR family transcriptional regulator, protein MKEQTFGHGAIGFRHLAQELGLGLQVASERPVLYLLPEPRPLLSPEGALLLFRPEHLWRYRGASGLLLPAPDPEVEAFARKEGLGLALYPPWLAREELERAIALRLFQRAPGMALASLLDLLLKLPDRPFLEVLHQATGLALARVAPWGEVLGFAGSVPPEHPKEPGEGRGWLALEAGEGLLVAYGEEEALGRARGVLEVAARLLKVRALERSLERMREESLGGALLEGLILGEADPSRLFAFGFAEGVEWVLALVEPPGVPGRHRLAEERRREATLELRRRAGDFLDRLGVPYLLAVRGNRVVAMWQVHSPKKEAEALLKALPLGSRLGYSAVHGDQGVQEAYREALIALKAARPGEALSFSGLDPVAFVLLQQSPEDLKALVERYLPLSPKLLKTLEAYMASGSAEEAAAALHVHPNTLRYRLKRIEALLGPLSHPEVLAQVHLALRARSLLLG, encoded by the coding sequence ATGAAAGAGCAAACGTTTGGTCATGGCGCCATCGGCTTCCGTCACCTGGCCCAGGAGCTGGGCCTGGGCCTGCAGGTGGCCTCGGAGCGGCCCGTCCTCTACCTGCTTCCCGAGCCTCGGCCCCTCCTTTCCCCTGAAGGGGCCCTCCTCCTCTTCCGCCCGGAGCACCTTTGGCGCTACCGGGGGGCAAGCGGCCTCCTCCTGCCCGCCCCGGACCCCGAGGTGGAGGCCTTCGCCCGGAAGGAGGGCCTGGGCCTGGCCCTTTACCCTCCCTGGCTGGCCCGGGAGGAGCTGGAACGGGCCATCGCCCTCCGCCTCTTCCAGCGGGCCCCAGGCATGGCCCTGGCAAGCCTCTTGGACCTCCTCCTCAAGCTGCCGGACCGCCCCTTTTTGGAGGTGCTGCACCAGGCCACGGGCCTAGCCCTGGCCCGGGTGGCCCCCTGGGGGGAGGTGCTGGGCTTTGCCGGGAGCGTGCCCCCGGAGCACCCCAAGGAGCCCGGGGAGGGTCGGGGATGGCTGGCCCTCGAGGCCGGCGAGGGCCTTCTCGTGGCCTACGGGGAGGAGGAGGCCCTGGGGCGGGCCCGGGGGGTTTTGGAGGTGGCGGCCCGCCTCCTCAAGGTGCGGGCCCTGGAGCGGAGCCTGGAACGCATGCGGGAGGAGTCCTTGGGCGGGGCCCTCCTGGAGGGGCTCATCCTGGGGGAGGCCGATCCCAGCCGGCTTTTCGCCTTCGGCTTCGCCGAGGGGGTGGAGTGGGTCCTGGCCCTGGTGGAGCCCCCCGGGGTGCCAGGCCGCCACCGCCTGGCCGAGGAGCGACGGCGCGAGGCTACCCTGGAGCTCCGCCGCCGGGCCGGGGACTTCCTGGACCGGCTCGGGGTCCCCTACCTCCTGGCGGTGCGGGGGAACCGGGTGGTGGCCATGTGGCAGGTCCATAGCCCCAAAAAGGAGGCCGAGGCCCTCCTGAAGGCCCTGCCCTTAGGGAGCCGCCTGGGGTACTCCGCGGTCCACGGGGACCAGGGGGTGCAGGAAGCCTACCGCGAGGCCCTCATCGCCCTCAAGGCCGCCCGCCCCGGGGAAGCCCTCTCCTTTAGCGGCCTGGACCCCGTGGCCTTTGTCCTCCTGCAGCAGTCCCCGGAGGACCTGAAGGCCCTGGTGGAGCGCTACCTTCCCCTCTCCCCCAAGCTTCTCAAGACCCTCGAGGCCTACATGGCCTCGGGCAGCGCCGAGGAGGCTGCCGCCGCCCTCCACGTCCACCCCAACACCCTCCGCTACCGCCTGAAGCGCATCGAGGCCCTCTTGGGGCCCCTCTCCCACCCCGAGGTCCTGGCCCAGGTCCACCTGGCCCTGCGGGCCCGCAGCCTGCTTTTGGGCTAA
- the hpaI gene encoding 2,4-dihydroxyhept-2-ene-1,7-dioic acid aldolase yields MFRGSIPPLPTPFRQGRLDEEALRNLVERAIRGGSHGLSVGGTTGEPGTQTLEERKRAIEVVLEQAAGRVPVIPGTGALRLEETLELTRFAQEAGAQGALVIVPYYVKPNQEGLYRYFAEVARAVPDFPLLLYNIPGRAGVEIAPKTVARLRRDFPNIVGLKHSSKDLEYLSHLFLEAGRDFLVFCGLESLTLPMMSLGAVGTIAATANWLPKEVALLCERALAGDYAGARELHDHLLEANEAIFWDTNPIPLKTVLAWMGLLEKEWRLPLGPTTPEVEERLRRMARRYGLIPEGA; encoded by the coding sequence ATGTTCCGCGGGTCCATACCTCCCCTACCCACCCCTTTCCGCCAGGGCCGCCTGGACGAGGAAGCCCTGAGGAACCTGGTGGAACGGGCCATCCGGGGCGGCTCCCACGGCCTGAGCGTGGGGGGCACCACCGGTGAACCCGGCACCCAGACCCTAGAGGAGCGCAAGCGCGCCATAGAAGTGGTCCTGGAGCAGGCGGCGGGCCGGGTGCCCGTCATCCCCGGGACCGGGGCCTTGCGCCTGGAGGAAACCCTGGAGCTCACCCGCTTCGCCCAGGAGGCGGGAGCCCAGGGGGCGTTGGTCATCGTCCCTTACTACGTGAAGCCCAACCAGGAAGGCCTTTACCGCTACTTCGCTGAGGTGGCCAGGGCGGTGCCCGACTTCCCCCTCCTCCTCTACAACATCCCTGGCCGGGCCGGGGTGGAGATCGCCCCCAAGACCGTGGCCCGGCTGCGGCGGGACTTCCCCAACATCGTGGGCCTCAAGCACTCCTCCAAGGACCTGGAGTACCTCTCCCACCTCTTTTTGGAGGCGGGGCGGGACTTCCTGGTCTTCTGCGGCCTGGAAAGCCTCACCCTGCCCATGATGAGCCTGGGGGCGGTGGGCACCATCGCCGCCACCGCCAACTGGCTGCCCAAAGAGGTGGCCCTCCTCTGCGAGCGGGCCCTGGCCGGGGACTACGCCGGGGCCCGGGAGCTCCACGACCACCTCCTGGAGGCCAACGAGGCCATCTTCTGGGACACCAACCCCATCCCCCTGAAGACGGTCCTGGCCTGGATGGGCCTTTTGGAAAAGGAATGGCGGCTCCCCCTGGGGCCCACCACCCCGGAGGTGGAGGAGAGGCTTCGCCGCATGGCCCGGCGCTACGGCCTTATCCCGGAGGGGGCATGA